From the genome of Pirellulaceae bacterium, one region includes:
- a CDS encoding glycosyltransferase family 2 protein: protein MLSFIVGAISIVITLVTLSVGVCFIVTVRTLPRLGVDDNRADSPELTVIVPARNEEQDLKAAVESILAQQDILLNVVIVNDHSVDATGKIADQLARGDSRVRVVHNPPLTDGWFGKTNAMQQGVQGSTSPIFVFCDADVKHHPRCFITAWHHLQQNRIDLLSLCPLWVFHSFWENSLLPQCMVAGTVQLMPPSVNDPKSSRAVAAGAFIMIRRATFDAIGGFESVRNEMLDDVEFARSTKRSGHAVRFALAPALLQVRLFKSNRGAFWGLTKNVLAIVNPKWLALPTMFLPIVFYSIPFACLFLGVWNQELKLALLGIVTYATQLWITWLSTTVCQVRWSRAIFFPTAALPIFCCYTAALYYWWFDDAVAWRGRVLKRNASDTH, encoded by the coding sequence ATGTTATCTTTTATCGTTGGTGCCATCTCCATTGTCATTACTCTCGTGACGCTTAGCGTGGGTGTGTGCTTTATCGTCACGGTGCGCACACTTCCCAGGCTAGGAGTCGATGACAACCGCGCCGATTCACCCGAGCTAACCGTGATCGTTCCCGCTCGCAACGAAGAACAGGATCTCAAGGCTGCGGTCGAATCCATCCTGGCCCAGCAAGACATTCTTTTGAATGTCGTCATTGTGAATGATCACTCGGTAGATGCTACGGGCAAGATTGCTGACCAACTGGCACGTGGTGATTCGCGCGTGCGCGTGGTTCATAACCCCCCGCTCACCGATGGGTGGTTTGGAAAAACCAACGCAATGCAACAAGGGGTTCAAGGCAGCACAAGCCCCATTTTTGTCTTCTGCGATGCCGACGTAAAACACCATCCTCGCTGTTTTATCACTGCGTGGCATCACCTGCAGCAGAACCGTATCGATTTGCTGAGCCTTTGCCCACTTTGGGTTTTCCACTCTTTTTGGGAGAACAGCCTGCTTCCTCAATGCATGGTCGCGGGGACGGTACAGTTAATGCCGCCAAGCGTAAACGATCCCAAGTCGTCCCGCGCAGTCGCTGCCGGTGCATTCATCATGATTCGACGGGCTACCTTCGACGCGATTGGAGGGTTCGAATCTGTTCGAAATGAAATGCTAGATGACGTTGAATTTGCCCGCAGCACAAAACGATCGGGGCATGCCGTCCGATTCGCCCTCGCCCCAGCGTTACTTCAGGTTCGATTATTCAAAAGTAACCGTGGAGCATTTTGGGGACTCACGAAAAACGTTCTGGCCATTGTTAACCCAAAATGGTTAGCTTTGCCCACCATGTTTTTGCCAATCGTGTTCTATTCGATCCCCTTCGCATGTCTGTTCCTGGGAGTATGGAATCAAGAGCTGAAACTTGCTCTGTTAGGCATCGTCACTTACGCCACTCAACTCTGGATTACCTGGCTATCAACCACGGTCTGCCAAGTCCGATGGTCCAGGGCGATTTTCTTTCCCACTGCAGCCCTCCCCATTTTCTGTTGTTATACAGCAGCGCTCTACTACTGGTGGTTTGACGATGCGGTTGCTTGGCGGGGGCGTGTGTTGAAACGAAATGCTTCCGATACCCAC